The following nucleotide sequence is from Phocoena phocoena chromosome 17, mPhoPho1.1, whole genome shotgun sequence.
GGCCCGGGAGGTCGCGCGCGACTGGATCGTGGTGGAGGCGAAGTGCTCAGGGTGCGAGTTGGCCAGCGGCGGTTGCCAAAGCGGCGGGCCCTCGGGGCCCCGGCGCAGCCAGCTGTGCACGTGGGCCAGGTCCCGCATGTCCTCGTGCTCGCGCCGCAGCTGTTCACGCTGCTCCAGCAACTGGCGCCGCGTGTCGTGCAGCACCTGGGCCCGGCGTTGCAGCCGCAGCAGCTCCTGCCGCAGGCGCCCGTTGTCCTCTCTGATGGCCTGTGTGTGCGCGATGAGCGCGCGCGCCGCCTCCCGCTCCGCGCGCCGCGCCAGGGACTGCACGCGCTGGCGCGCCTCGCGCTCGAAGGCTGCTTTGTCCTCCAGGAAACACCGCTTCATGCGATGGAGCAGCTGCATGTGCTCCACGCGCATATGCAGCAGCTCGCGCTCCAGCGCCCGTATCCGGGCCAGCTGCTCCAGCTGCAGCTCCTGCGGCGGGGCCGCGGGTCAGCTCCGGTCCGCGGCGTGCACCCACCTCGCCCTGCCCGCGCCCGGCCCTCCCGCGGGGGCGCGTACTGGCCTTGTACGGCTGCAGCTCCTGCACCTGTCGCGCCATCTGCGCTGCGCGCGTCTCCATCTCCAGCAGCTGCGCGCACACCCCCTCCTCACGCCGGCGGTAGAGCGACGCCAGCTCTGCGCGCTGCCGGTGGATCTGCGTCAGGTCCACGCGGTTCTGCTCCTCCAGCCGGACGATAGCGTTGGCGCAGCGCTGCGCGCGCGTGCTCACGTAGCTGGCGTAGAGCCGGTTCTCCTCGCGCAGGCGCTGCGCCTCGCAGTCCAGGAAGGCGTTCTCCTGCAGCACCTGGTCGACGCGCTCCTCGCAGGCGTCCAGCTGCTCCGAGAGCAGTTTGTATTCTCGCTGCAAGTAATGAGCGCTCTCCGATAGCGGCGGCTCGGTGCCCTCTCCCGCCGCGCCAGACCGGCCCCCGGCGCTCGGCCAGCGCTTCCTCTTGGGCACCATGGGTCGAGGCCTCCAGCCCGCTCCTCCAGCTCAGCCCTTCCCCTCGACCAGTCCGAAGATTCTGGCGGGGTTCGACGCGTCTCAGGGTCACGAGGTTGGGAGAGGCAGAATCAGGAGTCTGCGGTCAATCAAG
It contains:
- the CCDC166 gene encoding coiled-coil domain-containing protein 166; this translates as MVPKRKRWPSAGGRSGAAGEGTEPPLSESAHYLQREYKLLSEQLDACEERVDQVLQENAFLDCEAQRLREENRLYASYVSTRAQRCANAIVRLEEQNRVDLTQIHRQRAELASLYRRREEGVCAQLLEMETRAAQMARQVQELQPYKELQLEQLARIRALERELLHMRVEHMQLLHRMKRCFLEDKAAFEREARQRVQSLARRAEREAARALIAHTQAIREDNGRLRQELLRLQRRAQVLHDTRRQLLEQREQLRREHEDMRDLAHVHSWLRRGPEGPPLWQPPLANSHPEHFASTTIQSRATSRAPSVSASRNPSQVSWRAASWAPSVLSKLAVPWVPSLVPSRVGSRVLSLAPSKAGSRIPCQDPSHASSRVPSLTLSRPGSRVPSLTPPRLDSRAPSRSSLRAASQNTTLSGKSVPGSGSSRLPVEGDRECDAAGEGALGRS